The following proteins come from a genomic window of Purpureocillium takamizusanense chromosome 13, complete sequence:
- a CDS encoding uncharacterized protein (COG:F~EggNog:ENOG503NUT6): protein MLYKEVTRRLRLKFGLGRSQRHRQSWHDADGRLCLLNMRFTFPLPLLLHLLPPLGALAQTVASRVAPRVVIVSMWTPEAQIWLRRFPESNLGSLTAHSVAIPGLSMLFPHVFCTDDFQACQVTLGEGEINAAASMMALVLSQTFDLRQTYFLLSGIAGVNPKYATIGSVALARFAVQVALQYEIDPRSLPVDWPTGYISYGRDQPLEYPVITYGTEVFELNDNLREAAFSLASKAVLADGDTSRQYRARYGAGAGGFPEASRPPSVVKCDIATSDVYYSGTKLAQAFANTTSIWTNGTGTYCMSAQEENATLEVLVRATVENLTDFSRVVVMRAGSNFDRPPPGVSDLQHLTSVDQNGFSVAINNTFTAGVEIVKGIVNGWNCTFRQGIAPANYIGDIFGSLGGDPDFGLGSLTGGQPASPAGESGDWAKLEMNRREQFGLRALIKA, encoded by the exons ATGTTATATAAAGAAGTGACGAGACGCCTCCGATTGAAATTTGGCCTCGGTCGCTCACAAAGACATCGGCAGTCATGGCATGATGCCGACGGCCGCTTGTGTCTACTCAATATGCGCTTCACGTTCCCGCTTCCTCTGCTCCTACATTTGTTGCCGCCACTTGGGGCCCTTGCCCAGACAGTGGCCAGCAGAGTAGCTCCCCGCGTCGTGATTGTCTCCATG TGGACGCCAGAGGCACAGATTTGGCTCAGGCGGTTTCCCGAGTCAAACCTTGGCAGTCTCACCGCACACTCCGTTGCTATTCCTGGCCTTTCCATGTTGTTTCCGCATGTCTTTTGCACGGACGACTTTCAAGCATGTCAAGTTACCTTGGGCGAGGGAGAAATCAATGCCGCCGCATCCATGATGGCTCTCGTCCTGTCGCAAACGTTTGACCTACGTCAGACGTACTTCCTTTTATCGGGAATAGCAGGTGTCAATCCCAAGTACGCGACAATCGGAAGTGTTGCTTTGGCTCGGTTTGCCGTCCAGGTGGCCTTGCAGTATGAGATTGATCCGCGCTCCTTACCAGTTGACTGGCCCACGGGATACATATCGTACGGACGTGACCAGCCGCTCGAGTATCCGGTCATTACCTATGGTACTGAAGTGTTTGAGCTCAACGACAATCTACGGGAGGCAGCTTTTAGTCTTGCGTCCAAGGCCGTGCTTGCGGATGGCGACACCTCGCGCCAGTACCGCGCGAGatacggcgccggcgccggcggttTCCCCGAGGCTTCGCGTCCGCCAAGCGTCGTGAAGTGTGACATTGCAACCAGCGATGTTTACTACTCGGGAACGAAGCTGGCCCAGGCCTTTGCAAACACCACCAGTATATGGACCAACGGCACTGGCACCTACTGTATGAGTGCCCAGGAGGAAAACGCAACCCTGGAGGTTTTGGTTAGGGCGACAGTGGAGAACCTCACGGATTTTTCGAGAGTCGTTGTGATGAGGGCAG GCTCGAATTTTGATCGGCCCCCGCCAGGGGTTTCGGACCTGCAGCACCTCACCAGCGTAGACCAGAACGGCTTCAGCGTTGCCATCAACAACACCTTCACAGCCGGGGTTGAAATTGTCAAAGGCATCGTCAATGGATGGAACTGTACGTTTCGTCAAGGCATCGCCCCGGCCAACTACATTGGGGACATATTCGGGAGCCTGGGAGGGGATCCGGATTTTGGACTTGGGAGCCTGACTGGAGGCCAACCTGCAAGCCCTGCGGGCGAAAGTGGTGACTGGGCTAAGCTGGAAATGAACCGACGGGAGCAATTTGGGTTGCGGGCTCTGATCAAGGCTTAG